A stretch of Malus sylvestris chromosome 11, drMalSylv7.2, whole genome shotgun sequence DNA encodes these proteins:
- the LOC126589950 gene encoding tubby-like F-box protein 7 → MSLRKAFRSRKFSKSFRELKLSDEDQARGGDRRVVRDSDCADSSSSPSSSSWSDMLPELLGEIIRRVEASEDKWPHRKNVVACACVCKRWRDITKEIARSLSYSGKITFPSCLKQPGPRDFPHQCLIKRNKKTSTFYLYLALTSSFTDKGKFLLAARRYRHGTNYEYIISLDADDISQGSNAYVGKLSSDFLGTNFTIYDSQPPHSGAKPASSRSTRRFASKQISPQVPAGNFEVGQVSYKFNLLKSRGPRRMICPLICPPSDETAIGKPLDNLKLKKTASTSSGYTFLRNKAPRWHDQLQCWCLNFHGRVTVASVKNFQLVAAVDPSQPGGKGDEETALQFGKVGDDTFTMDYRQPLSAFQAFAICLTSFGTKLACE, encoded by the exons ATGTCTCTGCGGAAAGCCTTTCGCTCCCGGAAATTCTCCAAATCGTTCAGGGAATTGAAGCTCAGCGACGAGgatcaggcgcgtgggggcgacCGCCGAGTCGTCCGCGACTCGGACTGTGCTGACTCATCTTCGTCGCCGTCGTCGTCTTCGTGGTCGGATATGCTCCCGGAGCTGCTCGGTGAGATCATACGGAGAGTGGAGGCCAGCGAGGACAAGTGGCCTCACCGCAAAAACGTCGTCGCTTGTGCCTGTGTCTGCAAGCGGTGGAGGGATATCACCAAGGAGATCGCGCGGTCTCTTTCGTACAGTGGCAAAATTACCTTCCCTTCGTGCCTTAAACAG CCAGGACCACGCGATTTTCCCCACCAATGTCTAATAAAACGAAACAAGAAGACCTCAACGTTTTACCTTTATCttgcacttacctcat CATTCACCGATAAGGGAAAGTTTCTTTTAGCAGCACGGAGATACAGGCATGGCACTAACTATGAGTATATAATATCACTTGATGCTGATGACATATCCCAAGGAAGTAATGCTTATGTGGGAAAATTAAG CTCCGATTTTCTGGGCACCAATTTTACAATCTATGACAGCCAGCCACCGCATAGTGGTGCAAAGCCTGCTAGCAGTAGGTCTACTCGTCGTTTTGCAAGCAAGCAAATAAGCCCCCAAGTTCCGGCAGGCAACTTTGAAGTTGGGCAGGTCTCTTACAAGTTCAACCTTCTAAAATCAAGAGGTCCAAGGAGGATGATTTGCCCGCTTATTTGCCCACCATCAGATGAAACTGCCATTGGAAAACCTTTGGACAATTTAAAGTTGAAGAAAACAGCTTCTACAAGTTCTGGTTACACCTTTTTGAGGAACAAAGCTCCAAGATGGCATGATCAGTTGCAGTGCTGGTGTTTGAATTTCCATGGTCGGGTCACGGTGGCATCAGTAAAGAACTTTCAACTGGTTGCAGCTGTGGACCCAAGCCAGCCAGGAGGGAAAGGAGACGAAGAAACGGCTCTCCAGTTCGGGAAAGTGGGTGATGATACATTTACCATGGATTATAGGCAGCCTTTGTCAGCGTTCCAGGCATTTGCTATTTGCCTTACCAGCTTTGGCACCAAACTGGCGTGCGAGTAA